The following proteins come from a genomic window of Flavobacteriaceae bacterium MAR_2010_188:
- a CDS encoding putative membrane protein: MIEKEPDLEQEKKYNKWIIAISIIVPIAVAALFMVKIPNVEPLSYLPPLYATINGITAVLLIIAFWAIKNKKIVLHENLMTTSIGCSVVFLVMYIAYHMTSDTTPFGGEGTIKYLYYFILITHILLSIIVIPFVLITYVRAISADFERHKKIARITFPLWLYVAVTGVIVYIMISPYYV, from the coding sequence ATGATTGAAAAGGAACCAGACTTAGAACAAGAGAAAAAGTACAATAAATGGATTATTGCTATATCTATTATTGTACCTATTGCTGTAGCTGCTCTCTTCATGGTGAAAATACCAAATGTTGAACCACTATCTTATTTGCCGCCATTGTATGCAACCATTAATGGTATTACCGCTGTATTATTGATTATAGCATTTTGGGCGATAAAGAATAAGAAAATTGTTCTTCACGAAAATTTGATGACCACTTCTATCGGTTGCTCGGTAGTCTTTCTAGTGATGTACATAGCCTATCATATGACGAGTGATACAACTCCTTTTGGAGGTGAAGGAACTATAAAATATCTATATTATTTCATCCTTATCACTCATATTCTCCTATCAATTATTGTAATTCCATTTGTGTTGATTACCTATGTTAGGGCCATTTCAGCGGATTTTGAGCGACATAAAAAGATAGCAAGAATTACCTTCCCACTATGGTTATATGTAGCGGTAACCGGAGTAATTGTATACATCATGATTTCACCGTACTATGTTTAA
- a CDS encoding putative ABC transport system permease protein, with protein MFSTERWNEILEALNANKFRTLLTAFGVFWGITILVLLLALTNGLKNGVTADFGNFATNSMFMWSQSTSISYKGLPKGRRFTYKLDDVEALKSQIPDLKYVSPRNQLGGFQGANNVTRGVKTGAYQVSGDYPEFIKQQPIDIIEGRFVNYSDINDNRKVCVIGKGVVDGLYDRTEKVLGTYIKINGVNFMVIGTFTIPNSQGDSEEEASTIFIPFTTFGKAFNRGDEVGWMAITAVDGNSITNLKQQVFDLLKARHKIHPNDERAIGHFDLAEQFNRVNGLFTILTLVGYFVGALVLMSGIIGISNIMLIVVKERTKEIGVRRAMGATPWVIKSQVLQESLILTIISGMVGISFAAGVIWIMNYILDQNGPVDNFANPSVSMQVVITALMILIISGLLAGLIPANMATKMKPVDALRSE; from the coding sequence ATGTTTAGTACAGAACGTTGGAATGAAATTTTAGAAGCGCTAAACGCTAACAAGTTTAGGACCTTGTTAACGGCATTTGGGGTTTTTTGGGGTATTACCATTCTAGTTTTGCTTCTTGCATTAACCAACGGCTTGAAGAATGGTGTGACTGCCGATTTCGGGAATTTTGCCACCAATTCTATGTTCATGTGGTCTCAATCTACCTCCATTTCTTATAAAGGACTTCCTAAGGGAAGAAGATTCACTTATAAATTAGATGATGTCGAAGCCTTAAAATCTCAAATCCCTGATTTAAAATATGTATCTCCGAGAAATCAACTTGGAGGTTTTCAAGGTGCGAATAATGTTACCCGTGGAGTTAAAACAGGTGCTTACCAAGTTAGCGGAGACTATCCAGAGTTCATAAAACAACAACCAATAGATATTATAGAAGGGCGTTTTGTGAATTATTCCGATATCAACGATAACAGAAAAGTTTGTGTAATAGGAAAAGGTGTGGTTGATGGTTTATACGACAGGACAGAAAAGGTGCTGGGGACTTACATAAAAATAAACGGTGTAAACTTTATGGTAATTGGCACTTTTACGATCCCAAATAGTCAAGGTGATAGTGAGGAAGAAGCAAGTACCATTTTTATTCCTTTTACCACATTCGGAAAAGCATTTAATCGTGGTGATGAAGTGGGTTGGATGGCAATTACCGCTGTAGATGGCAATAGTATTACCAATTTAAAGCAACAAGTTTTCGACCTATTGAAAGCGCGGCATAAAATTCATCCAAATGACGAAAGGGCTATTGGTCATTTCGATTTGGCAGAACAATTTAATCGCGTTAACGGACTTTTTACAATATTGACCTTAGTGGGATATTTTGTGGGAGCGTTGGTATTAATGTCCGGAATCATTGGGATAAGTAATATTATGCTTATCGTGGTTAAGGAGCGGACCAAAGAGATAGGTGTGCGCCGCGCTATGGGTGCAACGCCGTGGGTAATTAAATCTCAAGTTCTTCAAGAAAGTTTAATCTTAACTATTATCTCTGGAATGGTTGGTATCTCTTTTGCGGCGGGAGTTATTTGGATTATGAATTATATTCTGGATCAGAACGGTCCTGTAGATAATTTTGCAAATCCGAGTGTGAGCATGCAAGTGGTGATTACTGCCTTAATGATTCTAATAATTTCTGGCTTACTTGCTGGACTAATTCCTGCTAATATGGCCACCAAAATGAAACCTGTAGACGCTCTGCGTTCAGAATAA
- a CDS encoding cytochrome c oxidase subunit 3 — MDLTEGTFEEKNNRAKKMMLWFGIISLIMSFAGWTSAVIVSSSRPDWLSDYPLPTAFTISTVLIIISSITFILAKRSLKKGEAKMTTIWLISTTIIGVAFIITQFNGFNQIIADGYNFTGPTSNVTMSFIFLIAFVHILHVVIGLICLLVVIYNHFKQKYSPTNMLGLELAGTFWHFIDILWVYLFLFLYFFR; from the coding sequence ATGGATTTAACCGAAGGCACATTCGAAGAAAAGAACAACAGGGCTAAGAAGATGATGCTTTGGTTCGGGATTATATCCCTAATAATGTCATTTGCCGGCTGGACGAGTGCCGTAATTGTAAGCAGTAGTCGCCCAGATTGGCTCAGTGATTATCCTTTACCTACGGCATTTACCATCAGTACTGTTTTAATTATTATTAGCAGTATAACGTTCATACTAGCAAAGAGGTCTTTAAAGAAAGGTGAAGCGAAGATGACAACTATTTGGTTGATCAGCACTACAATTATAGGAGTGGCATTTATAATCACTCAGTTTAATGGATTTAACCAAATAATAGCTGACGGTTACAACTTTACAGGACCAACAAGCAATGTCACCATGTCTTTTATCTTTCTGATTGCCTTTGTGCATATATTGCACGTTGTAATTGGATTGATATGTTTACTGGTGGTTATTTATAATCATTTTAAACAAAAGTACAGTCCAACAAATATGTTGGGGCTAGAATTGGCGGGCACTTTTTGGCATTTCATAGACATTCTATGGGTCTACCTCTTTTTGTTTTTATATTTCTTTAGATAA
- a CDS encoding HlyD family secretion protein, with product MKRTKTVIILITIVTVFVVALIYLWQKNQEDPVTYTTETPSEQTIVVKTVATGSIVPKDEVLIKPNISGVIDEIYVQAGQYVKSGDLIAQIRVIPNVSSLTSAKNSIASTSTALETAQINLQTQQTNYDRQKALFEKGVISANDFEGIQNNYLQTKQSVEQAKINLNSSRQNFDIVKTGTTSGLGNVAQTQVRATVSGMVLDVPVKEGNQVIEANNFNEGTSIASLADVQRMIFQGKVDESEVGKIKEGLPLEITVGAIEDETFDATLDYIAPKGVAENGAVQFEIKGTIKQIDSTFIRAGLSANASIILNKAENVLAIKEAVVQYDPKTNKPFVEVEVDDQEFERRDVELGISDGIYVEVKSGIKKSDKIKVWNQLQGPATYARSN from the coding sequence ATGAAACGAACAAAAACCGTAATTATACTTATAACTATTGTGACCGTATTTGTAGTCGCTCTAATTTATTTATGGCAGAAAAATCAAGAAGACCCGGTTACCTATACCACCGAAACTCCTAGTGAGCAAACTATTGTGGTTAAAACAGTTGCAACTGGTAGTATAGTTCCAAAAGATGAGGTATTAATCAAACCGAATATTTCTGGAGTCATCGACGAAATTTATGTTCAAGCTGGTCAGTACGTAAAATCAGGTGATTTGATTGCCCAAATTCGTGTCATCCCCAATGTTTCATCTTTAACTTCTGCAAAAAACAGTATTGCAAGTACCAGCACTGCTTTAGAAACCGCGCAAATCAACCTACAAACCCAACAGACAAATTACGATAGGCAAAAAGCTTTGTTTGAAAAAGGCGTGATTTCGGCTAATGATTTTGAAGGCATCCAGAATAATTATCTTCAAACTAAACAGAGTGTAGAACAAGCAAAGATTAATCTTAATTCCTCAAGACAGAATTTTGATATTGTAAAAACTGGTACTACCAGTGGACTTGGTAATGTGGCACAGACACAGGTAAGAGCTACAGTGTCAGGAATGGTTTTAGACGTTCCGGTAAAGGAAGGGAATCAGGTTATTGAAGCAAATAACTTTAATGAAGGAACCTCTATCGCTTCTCTCGCCGATGTTCAGCGTATGATTTTTCAAGGGAAGGTAGACGAAAGTGAAGTAGGAAAGATTAAAGAAGGTCTTCCTTTAGAAATTACTGTGGGAGCGATTGAAGATGAAACCTTCGATGCGACCTTAGATTATATTGCGCCGAAAGGTGTGGCAGAGAATGGTGCAGTTCAATTTGAAATAAAAGGGACCATTAAGCAAATAGATTCAACTTTTATAAGGGCAGGTCTAAGTGCAAATGCTTCAATTATATTAAACAAAGCAGAAAATGTCTTGGCAATAAAAGAAGCAGTGGTACAATATGACCCAAAGACGAATAAGCCTTTTGTTGAAGTAGAAGTAGATGATCAGGAATTTGAGCGTAGGGATGTAGAACTGGGAATAAGCGATGGGATTTATGTTGAAGTAAAAAGCGGAATAAAAAAATCTGATAAAATAAAGGTTTGGAATCAGTTACAAGGACCGGCAACATACGCTAGAAGTAATTAA
- a CDS encoding protoheme IX farnesyltransferase — translation MNTPNSTLSVNSWISDFKEITKIRLSVSVVFSSIAGYLLGVEKVDFFILVLLCFGGYFMVGASNAFNQIIEKDLDALMDRTKNRPIPAGRMSVNTAFLIASIFTILGIITLYIINPKTAMYGAISIFLYTCVYTPLKTRTPLSVFAGAIPGAIPFMLGWVAARNDFGIEPGILFAVQFFWQFPHFWAIGWFLYDDYKKGGFFMLPTGKKDKGTAVQIIMYTIWTILVSILPVFNFTGDLKLSIVSMLIVLCLGIFMLYHAIRLFKLRTSEAAKKLMLASVTYITLLQIIYVIDKFLQ, via the coding sequence TTGAACACTCCAAATTCAACGTTATCAGTTAATTCATGGATTTCCGATTTTAAGGAAATCACAAAGATAAGACTGTCTGTCAGCGTTGTATTCTCATCTATTGCAGGATACTTATTAGGAGTAGAGAAAGTTGATTTTTTCATATTGGTCTTACTGTGTTTCGGAGGCTATTTTATGGTTGGAGCTTCAAATGCTTTCAACCAGATCATAGAAAAAGATTTGGATGCTTTGATGGATAGAACAAAAAACAGACCTATTCCTGCTGGAAGAATGTCTGTTAATACCGCCTTCCTAATTGCATCTATATTTACGATTCTCGGCATCATTACTCTTTACATCATCAACCCTAAAACCGCAATGTATGGGGCGATTTCAATATTCTTATATACCTGTGTCTATACGCCTTTAAAAACTCGTACCCCGCTATCTGTTTTCGCCGGGGCCATACCTGGGGCAATTCCATTTATGTTGGGATGGGTGGCCGCTAGAAACGATTTTGGAATTGAACCGGGAATCCTTTTTGCAGTACAGTTTTTTTGGCAATTTCCACATTTTTGGGCAATAGGATGGTTTCTATACGATGATTACAAAAAAGGAGGATTCTTTATGCTCCCCACCGGAAAAAAAGATAAGGGGACCGCTGTACAAATAATCATGTACACTATTTGGACTATCTTGGTTTCAATTTTACCTGTCTTCAATTTTACTGGGGATTTAAAACTATCAATTGTTTCTATGCTTATAGTTCTTTGTCTGGGAATCTTTATGCTTTATCATGCGATTAGACTTTTCAAACTAAGAACTTCTGAAGCCGCCAAAAAACTGATGCTAGCTAGCGTTACTTATATTACCTTATTACAAATCATTTACGTAATCGACAAGTTTCTACAATAA
- a CDS encoding Cytochrome C oxidase subunit IV has protein sequence MAHAHKLEIFRGLIKFKSNTQKIWGVLVFLTIVTAIEVILGIYKPQALMMSVLGMKLLNWIFIILTLVKAYYITWDFMHMRDERASLRRMVVWTAVFLICYLMFILLQEGGYIESVYRTGYVKRDF, from the coding sequence ATGGCACACGCACATAAGCTAGAAATCTTTAGGGGACTTATAAAATTTAAATCCAACACTCAAAAAATATGGGGTGTTCTTGTCTTCTTGACCATCGTAACTGCGATAGAAGTAATCTTAGGTATCTATAAGCCTCAGGCACTAATGATGTCTGTTTTGGGCATGAAACTGCTAAACTGGATATTCATTATCCTTACTTTGGTCAAAGCCTATTACATTACATGGGATTTTATGCACATGAGAGATGAGCGCGCGAGTTTAAGAAGAATGGTAGTGTGGACTGCAGTATTCCTTATTTGCTACTTAATGTTTATTCTGCTGCAAGAAGGTGGTTATATAGAAAGTGTATATAGAACAGGTTACGTTAAAAGAGATTTTTAA
- a CDS encoding cytochrome c oxidase subunit 3, whose translation MDTTVVDTGIEDKVWGGGNQPLNASYGKLMMWFFIVSDALTFSGFLAAYGFSRFKFIEYWPIADEVFTHVPFLHGQELPMIYVAFMTFILIMSSVTMVLAVDAGHKMQKNRVTWYMFLTIIGGLIFVGSQAWEWATFIKGDFGAVQTTGGNILQFGEYVSEDGEQVFKRVALRDFVVSSPTERTVQMRSTGIWFQDEGTLPPYSVNDVVAGLEANQNILVRNQIINEDGQKTILPREEGLNFLRNNGKLVVEGANLEINEYGTNLFADFFFFITGFHGFHVFSGVIINIIIFFNVIIGTYERRGSYEMVEKVGLYWHFVDLVWVFVFTFFYLV comes from the coding sequence ATGGATACGACTGTGGTAGATACCGGAATAGAGGACAAAGTTTGGGGAGGCGGAAATCAGCCGCTTAATGCCAGCTATGGCAAATTGATGATGTGGTTCTTTATTGTTTCGGATGCATTGACTTTCTCTGGTTTTCTTGCCGCTTACGGTTTTTCAAGATTTAAATTTATAGAATATTGGCCAATTGCTGATGAGGTCTTTACTCACGTCCCATTTTTACACGGACAAGAGTTACCCATGATATATGTTGCATTCATGACATTTATCTTAATTATGTCTTCAGTAACTATGGTATTAGCCGTAGATGCAGGTCATAAAATGCAAAAGAATAGGGTTACTTGGTATATGTTCCTTACCATTATTGGTGGTCTAATCTTCGTTGGTTCTCAGGCTTGGGAATGGGCAACATTTATAAAAGGTGATTTTGGGGCAGTACAGACTACTGGTGGTAATATTCTTCAATTTGGAGAATATGTATCAGAAGATGGTGAGCAGGTTTTCAAACGAGTTGCTCTTCGAGATTTCGTGGTCTCATCACCTACCGAAAGAACTGTTCAGATGCGCTCTACTGGTATTTGGTTTCAAGATGAAGGAACCTTGCCTCCATATTCCGTGAATGACGTTGTAGCCGGCTTAGAGGCTAATCAAAACATTTTGGTACGTAACCAAATTATTAATGAAGACGGTCAAAAAACTATTCTACCGAGAGAAGAAGGTCTTAATTTCTTAAGGAACAACGGAAAATTAGTCGTAGAAGGCGCCAATTTAGAAATAAATGAATACGGAACAAATCTGTTCGCAGATTTCTTTTTCTTTATAACCGGATTTCACGGTTTCCACGTTTTTTCGGGAGTTATCATAAACATTATTATATTCTTTAATGTAATTATTGGGACTTACGAACGTCGCGGAAGTTATGAAATGGTAGAAAAAGTAGGACTATATTGGCACTTTGTAGATTTAGTATGGGTATTCGTATTCACCTTTTTCTATCTGGTCTAA
- a CDS encoding putative ABC transport system permease protein, with protein MFDVERWQEIFETLSKNKLRTFLTGLSVASGIFILVILLGFSQGIQNGVTAQFEQDATNQIGVYTGMTTKEYKGLNPGRNIQLKNDDFNSSTNKYEDYLDRKTSSYSIWGGTVSFENESGSYRVEGILPDNQFIENAEIITGRFINFSDVNSAKKVVVIGNKLQKDLFKETDAIDKMVMVNGMNFKVVGVFFDPGGEREETKAFMPITTAQKVFNAGENIRSMAFTVKMSDNFDEAVALSSAITNGLKQDLKQRHTVAPEDTNAIRVYETLEEAKKIYSLIDTISAVFWFVGIGTIIAGVVGVGNIMLIIVKERTKEIGIRKAMGALPSSIVSMILQEAVFVTMFSGLFGLVLGLGLLELVGPQIDSDFIKNPQVDFSIALTTVFVLVIAGALAGFIPAYRASKIRPIIALRDE; from the coding sequence ATGTTTGATGTTGAAAGATGGCAGGAAATCTTTGAAACACTGAGCAAAAATAAACTCAGAACCTTTCTTACAGGATTATCCGTGGCTTCGGGCATTTTCATCTTAGTGATTCTTTTAGGTTTTAGTCAAGGTATTCAGAATGGCGTTACCGCTCAATTTGAACAAGACGCTACAAACCAGATTGGTGTTTATACCGGTATGACTACTAAGGAATATAAAGGTCTTAATCCAGGTCGAAACATTCAACTTAAAAATGATGACTTTAATTCTTCAACAAATAAATATGAGGATTATTTAGATCGAAAAACCTCATCTTATTCAATTTGGGGCGGAACGGTTAGTTTTGAAAATGAATCGGGTAGTTACCGAGTTGAAGGTATTTTGCCAGACAATCAATTTATAGAAAATGCAGAAATAATCACTGGGCGATTCATAAATTTTTCTGACGTCAACTCTGCTAAGAAAGTGGTTGTCATTGGTAATAAATTGCAAAAGGATTTATTTAAGGAGACCGATGCCATCGATAAAATGGTGATGGTTAACGGAATGAACTTTAAGGTGGTCGGTGTTTTTTTTGATCCAGGAGGAGAACGTGAAGAAACCAAAGCTTTTATGCCAATTACCACCGCACAAAAGGTATTTAACGCGGGCGAAAACATTAGAAGTATGGCCTTTACGGTTAAGATGTCCGATAATTTTGATGAAGCAGTAGCACTTTCTAGTGCTATAACTAACGGACTAAAACAAGATTTAAAGCAAAGGCACACGGTAGCTCCTGAAGATACCAATGCTATTCGAGTTTACGAGACTTTAGAGGAAGCAAAGAAAATATATTCCTTAATCGACACCATCAGTGCGGTTTTCTGGTTTGTCGGGATAGGAACTATTATCGCAGGAGTTGTGGGTGTGGGTAATATTATGCTCATTATTGTTAAGGAAAGAACCAAAGAAATCGGAATTAGGAAAGCGATGGGTGCTCTGCCAAGTTCTATAGTAAGTATGATTTTGCAGGAAGCAGTTTTTGTAACAATGTTTTCAGGACTTTTCGGACTTGTACTGGGATTAGGACTCCTAGAGCTAGTTGGTCCTCAAATCGATAGTGACTTTATAAAAAATCCCCAAGTTGATTTTAGTATTGCTCTTACTACGGTATTTGTTCTTGTAATAGCTGGTGCATTGGCGGGATTCATCCCCGCATATAGAGCTTCTAAAATTAGACCCATAATCGCTTTAAGAGACGAATAA
- a CDS encoding protein SCO1/2 — MANKTNYSYIGIAFILLVFGIIFIPKIVNRVKDKDIVREDLRSTDINKKNFTETTDLMYLNINGERKKVPEFSFVNQDGDTISNKDYLGKVYVAEFFFTTCPSICPKMNRNLVQIQNTFDDFENFGVASFTITPSIDTPEVLKQYAKNYGITNPNWHLMTGDKDKIYDLANQGFNIYVGENLEVEGGFEHSGNFALIDKEGFIRSRSDNYGNPMIFYRGVLGENEQPEDDEAEQEISILKEDIAKLLEE, encoded by the coding sequence ATGGCGAATAAAACAAATTACTCTTACATAGGTATTGCCTTTATTTTATTGGTTTTTGGAATCATTTTTATTCCGAAAATTGTGAATAGGGTTAAAGATAAAGATATAGTTAGGGAAGATTTAAGATCTACTGACATCAACAAAAAGAATTTCACCGAAACGACCGATTTAATGTATCTAAACATTAATGGTGAAAGAAAAAAGGTTCCAGAATTTTCATTCGTGAACCAGGATGGTGATACCATATCAAACAAAGATTATTTAGGTAAAGTTTATGTCGCAGAATTCTTTTTTACAACTTGTCCTAGTATATGCCCAAAAATGAACAGGAATCTGGTTCAGATTCAAAATACTTTTGATGATTTTGAAAACTTTGGAGTGGCATCTTTCACGATTACTCCATCAATTGATACACCCGAGGTATTGAAGCAGTATGCCAAAAATTATGGTATTACAAACCCTAATTGGCATCTAATGACCGGAGATAAAGACAAAATATATGATTTGGCAAATCAAGGATTTAATATTTATGTCGGTGAAAACCTGGAAGTCGAAGGAGGTTTTGAGCATTCAGGGAATTTTGCACTAATAGATAAAGAGGGCTTTATTCGTTCTAGATCGGATAATTATGGTAATCCGATGATTTTTTATCGAGGTGTCTTAGGTGAAAACGAACAGCCAGAAGATGATGAGGCAGAACAAGAAATCAGCATCTTAAAAGAAGACATCGCCAAATTATTAGAAGAATGA
- a CDS encoding Glyoxylase, beta-lactamase superfamily II translates to MKSKSETMKKIKSYSLVLAGLIGLTANSQNFDGVEIKTTQVTDHIYMLQGAGGNIGVSSGEDGIFVIDDQFAPLSSKILAAIREISDADIKYLVNTHWHGDHTGGNVNMNAAGATIIAHDNVRKRLEETPKPDSTYAPKEALPVITFNDKMHIHINGEEVDVIHVANAHTDGDSQLYFTKSNVLHTGDTYVNKSYPFIDLSSGGSMDGYINAVRTAIVLINDETKVIPGHGELSNKSEYAVFFSMLINMRDSVQKAIDAGKTEEEIVADTTITATFDRLGYGNGFISSEKFRQTVYSSLKASKK, encoded by the coding sequence ATGAAATCGAAATCCGAAACCATGAAAAAAATTAAATCTTACTCTTTAGTATTAGCTGGACTAATTGGTTTAACTGCAAATTCTCAAAATTTTGATGGTGTAGAAATTAAGACGACCCAAGTGACAGACCATATCTATATGCTGCAAGGGGCTGGAGGAAATATCGGTGTTTCATCTGGCGAGGATGGTATTTTTGTAATCGACGACCAATTTGCGCCTTTATCCTCAAAGATTTTAGCCGCTATAAGAGAAATCAGCGATGCCGATATAAAATATTTGGTCAATACGCATTGGCATGGAGACCACACTGGTGGGAATGTAAATATGAATGCGGCCGGGGCCACTATAATCGCTCATGACAACGTAAGGAAAAGGTTAGAAGAAACACCTAAACCAGATAGCACATACGCACCAAAAGAGGCGTTACCAGTCATTACTTTTAATGATAAAATGCATATCCATATCAACGGAGAAGAAGTTGATGTAATACATGTTGCAAATGCTCATACCGATGGAGATTCACAATTGTATTTTACTAAAAGCAATGTTTTACATACCGGAGATACTTATGTTAACAAGAGCTATCCATTTATCGACCTGAGCTCTGGTGGCTCCATGGATGGTTATATCAATGCGGTAAGAACAGCAATCGTCTTGATTAACGACGAAACAAAGGTTATTCCTGGACATGGTGAACTTTCGAACAAATCAGAGTATGCCGTGTTTTTTAGTATGCTTATAAACATGCGCGATTCTGTTCAGAAGGCCATTGACGCCGGTAAAACTGAAGAAGAAATTGTAGCAGATACCACCATCACCGCAACATTTGATAGACTTGGATATGGCAATGGATTTATAAGTTCTGAAAAGTTTAGACAAACAGTATATTCAAGCCTCAAGGCTTCGAAAAAGTAG
- a CDS encoding putative ABC transport system ATP-binding protein: MIKIKDLHKSYHMGSNSLHVLKGINFDVKEGELVSIMGSSGSGKSTLLNILGMLDEADSGDYILDNRPIKNLNEKIAAKYRNEFLGFVFQSFNLINYKTAVDNVALPLYYKGIKRKERVEKAEYYLEKVGLAPWSHHLPNELSGGQKQRVAIARALASEPKVLLADEPTGALDTKTSYEVMELIQGINDEGKTILVVTHEHDIAHMTKRIVELKDGLIISDQLTEQVKASQYV; encoded by the coding sequence ATGATTAAAATTAAGGATTTACATAAATCTTACCACATGGGTAGTAACTCTCTCCATGTTCTTAAAGGAATAAATTTTGATGTGAAAGAGGGAGAACTAGTCTCCATTATGGGTTCTTCAGGTTCTGGTAAATCTACTTTATTGAATATTTTAGGAATGTTAGATGAAGCCGACTCTGGCGATTATATACTTGACAATAGGCCAATTAAAAACCTCAACGAAAAAATTGCAGCCAAATATAGAAACGAGTTTTTAGGATTTGTATTTCAGTCCTTCAACTTAATTAACTACAAAACCGCAGTAGATAACGTCGCTCTACCCTTATACTACAAAGGCATAAAAAGAAAAGAACGAGTAGAGAAAGCCGAGTATTATCTAGAAAAAGTGGGCTTGGCGCCTTGGTCTCATCATCTACCGAATGAATTATCTGGGGGTCAAAAACAAAGAGTTGCCATTGCTAGAGCACTAGCGAGTGAACCAAAAGTTCTTTTAGCCGATGAACCTACTGGAGCACTAGATACCAAGACTTCTTATGAAGTGATGGAACTTATCCAAGGTATTAACGACGAAGGAAAAACGATTCTGGTTGTGACCCATGAGCACGATATTGCCCATATGACCAAAAGAATTGTTGAGTTAAAGGACGGTTTAATAATTTCCGATCAACTTACCGAACAAGTAAAAGCCAGTCAATATGTTTGA